A genomic stretch from Shewanella woodyi ATCC 51908 includes:
- the fusA gene encoding elongation factor G, producing MARTTPIERYRNIGICAHVDAGKTTTTERVLFYTGMSHKIGEVHDGAATMDWMEQEQERGITITSAATTTFWRGMEAQYSEHRINIIDTPGHVDFTIEVERSLRVLDGAVVVFCGSSGVEPQSETVWRQADKYHVPRIVFVNKMDRAGADFDSVISQIRNRLGATCVPIQMNIGAEENFKGVIDLIKMKAINWSEADQGATFVYEDIPAELADKAAEMREYLVEAAAEASEDLMDKYLEEGELSEEEIKLALRQRTLANEIVLATCGSAFKNKGVQAVLDAVVDYLPSPIEVHAIRGVNEKEEEVLCPADDEAPFAALAFKIATDPFVGTLTFMRVYSGVLETGAAVYNSVKEKRERIGRMVQMHANDRQEIKEVRAGDIAAAIGLKDVTTGDTLCDMSRKVILERMDFPEPVITIAVEPRSQADEQKMGIALQKLAAEDPSFRVETDPESGQTLISGMGELHLDIIVDRMRREFSVECNVGKPQVAYRETIRSSVEVEGKFVRQSGGRGQFGHVWLKLEPQEEGFGYEFANEIVGGAVPKEYIPAVDKGIQEQMKSGVIAGFPLLDVKVTLFDGSYHDVDSNEMAFKVAGSMGFKKGALEADPVLLEPCMKVEVTTPEDYMGDVVGDLNRRRGLIEGMDDGIAGVKLVHATVPLSEMFGYATDLRSATQGRASYSMEFLKYSDAPQNIAKAVMEARG from the coding sequence GTGGCTCGTACAACTCCGATTGAGCGCTACCGAAATATCGGTATCTGTGCTCATGTTGACGCAGGAAAAACCACAACGACAGAACGTGTTCTGTTCTATACCGGTATGTCTCATAAGATCGGTGAAGTTCATGATGGTGCTGCCACCATGGATTGGATGGAACAGGAGCAGGAGCGTGGTATTACTATCACCTCAGCTGCGACAACCACTTTCTGGCGTGGTATGGAGGCTCAATATTCTGAGCACCGTATCAACATCATCGATACTCCAGGTCACGTTGACTTCACAATTGAAGTTGAACGTTCGCTGCGTGTACTTGATGGTGCTGTAGTTGTTTTCTGTGGTTCGTCCGGTGTTGAACCACAATCTGAGACTGTTTGGCGTCAGGCTGATAAGTATCATGTTCCTCGCATCGTATTCGTCAATAAGATGGATCGTGCTGGTGCTGATTTTGACAGTGTGATTTCGCAGATCCGTAACCGTCTGGGAGCAACTTGTGTACCTATTCAAATGAATATTGGTGCAGAAGAGAATTTCAAAGGCGTTATCGACCTTATCAAGATGAAGGCTATTAACTGGTCTGAAGCTGATCAAGGTGCGACATTCGTCTATGAAGATATTCCTGCTGAGCTTGCTGATAAAGCGGCTGAAATGCGTGAATATCTCGTTGAAGCTGCAGCTGAAGCCTCTGAAGATCTGATGGATAAATACCTTGAAGAAGGTGAGCTATCAGAAGAAGAGATCAAGCTTGCATTGCGTCAACGTACTCTAGCTAACGAGATAGTCCTTGCTACTTGTGGTTCTGCATTTAAGAACAAAGGTGTGCAAGCGGTACTCGATGCTGTTGTTGATTACTTGCCATCTCCTATTGAGGTCCACGCAATCCGTGGCGTCAATGAGAAAGAGGAAGAAGTTTTGTGTCCAGCGGACGATGAAGCTCCTTTTGCTGCGTTGGCATTTAAAATTGCAACAGACCCATTTGTCGGTACGTTAACCTTTATGCGCGTTTATTCGGGTGTATTGGAGACCGGGGCTGCTGTTTACAATTCAGTTAAAGAAAAGCGGGAACGCATAGGTCGTATGGTGCAGATGCACGCTAATGACCGCCAAGAGATTAAAGAGGTTCGCGCTGGTGACATCGCGGCAGCTATTGGTCTTAAGGACGTAACTACAGGTGATACGCTTTGTGACATGAGTCGTAAAGTCATCTTAGAGCGTATGGATTTCCCTGAGCCTGTTATTACGATAGCCGTTGAACCAAGATCTCAAGCCGATGAGCAGAAGATGGGTATTGCGTTGCAAAAACTTGCAGCTGAAGATCCCTCTTTCCGTGTTGAAACAGATCCAGAATCTGGTCAAACACTGATCTCGGGTATGGGTGAGTTACACCTTGATATTATTGTCGACCGTATGCGTCGTGAATTTAGTGTTGAGTGTAACGTAGGTAAACCACAAGTCGCTTATCGTGAAACTATTCGCTCAAGTGTAGAAGTCGAAGGTAAATTTGTTCGTCAATCAGGTGGTCGGGGTCAATTCGGTCATGTTTGGTTGAAACTAGAGCCTCAAGAAGAGGGCTTTGGGTACGAATTTGCCAACGAGATTGTTGGTGGTGCTGTTCCAAAAGAATACATCCCAGCAGTTGATAAAGGTATTCAAGAGCAGATGAAGAGTGGCGTTATCGCTGGCTTCCCTCTTTTGGATGTGAAAGTTACTTTGTTTGATGGTTCATATCATGATGTGGACTCGAACGAAATGGCCTTCAAGGTTGCAGGTTCAATGGGCTTTAAGAAGGGCGCTTTAGAAGCTGATCCTGTACTATTAGAACCTTGCATGAAAGTTGAAGTCACAACGCCTGAAGATTATATGGGTGATGTGGTCGGAGACTTGAACCGTCGTCGTGGCTTGATCGAAGGTATGGATGACGGCATTGCCGGCGTCAAACTTGTTCACGCTACAGTACCTCTATCTGAAATGTTTGGATATGCAACTGATTTGCGCAGTGCAACTCAGGGACGTGCTTCTTACTCAATGGAGTTTTTGAAGTACTCTGACGCACCGCAGAACATTGCAAAAGCGGTTATGGAAGCACGAGGCTAA
- the rpsG gene encoding 30S ribosomal protein S7: protein MPRRRVVGQRKILPDPKFNSELLAKFINVIMQDGKKSTAEKIIYKALDTVAEKKSEDHLVILEAALENVRPSVEVKSRRVGGSTYQVPCEVRPVRRNALGMRWLVEAARKRGEKSMALRLAGELLDASENKGTAVKKREDVHRMAEANKAFAHYRW, encoded by the coding sequence ATGCCAAGACGTCGCGTTGTAGGACAACGTAAAATCCTACCAGATCCAAAGTTTAATAGTGAGTTGTTGGCTAAGTTCATCAACGTCATTATGCAGGACGGCAAAAAGTCGACTGCAGAAAAGATTATTTACAAGGCACTTGATACTGTCGCTGAAAAGAAAAGCGAAGATCATCTAGTGATCCTTGAAGCAGCCCTGGAAAACGTTCGCCCATCAGTTGAGGTTAAATCTCGTCGTGTTGGTGGTTCTACTTACCAGGTACCATGTGAAGTACGCCCAGTTCGTCGTAACGCGTTGGGTATGCGTTGGTTGGTTGAAGCTGCACGTAAGCGTGGTGAAAAATCTATGGCTCTACGTCTAGCCGGTGAATTGCTAGACGCTTCAGAAAACAAAGGTACTGCTGTTAAGAAGCGCGAAGACGTGCATCGTATGGCAGAAGCAAACAAAGCGTTTGCTCATTACCGCTGGTAA